The bacterium DNA segment TAGAGCAGCTGTTTTGTAAACAGCGGGTCGCGGGTTCGAATCCTGCCATCGGCTTTGATATTTAGGTTCAAAAACACCCCAGCCAGAGAGTTGACTGAGGTGTTTTTTGTGTTTGTACCCTTGTTAGGTTTATACGTCGGCTTTCTTGAGGCTATGGCCTGCTGTGATACCATCGCTCAACTTGTTTGCGGCTAGTCTCAATGCAGGGTGTGATGTATGGGTATAGACGTTGGCTGTTATTCGTATGTCTTGGTGTCTTAGAAGCTCGCTGACGATCTTCAGATTAACCCCTTGATCAAATATCATGCTATTTAAAGTATGGCGAATAAGATTGCGAGCTTCATAAGGGGTTCCAAATCCGGTCGTAAACACAAGGTTTATCGGAATTTTCCATTGTCTGCTGATCTTCATACGTTGCTCTAACTACTGGGTATGCCGATTGCCTAAAACTTGCATTTCTACTGGATTCTTCAGGATGAAGAATAATATTTAGATTGTCTAACAAAATTGCTTTTCTGACGTCAAATTCGTTGCAGTATCAATCAAAACAAAGTAAAATATGACTACGGAATTATTACAGCTTATTGCTGTATTTGGAGGCTGAAGGAATTATGAAACGAAAATTTGTTGTATCGCTAGTATTACTAGTTGTGCCGGTATTACTTGTCTATGCATTGGCGACTTATACGGGTGTCTTGAAGTCAACCTATAATGTCAAGCCAACCAGCGCTTTGGCAAAAGCCGGTTGCTCATCATGTCATACCACAAAAGCGCCAAATATGAGTTGTTGGACGCTGAATGTATATGGAGAGGCACTGCATACTGTTCTAAAAGCCGCTCAGCCTAATGTTGCTAAGCCAGTCCTGACTGCCGCCCTCTTGCACAAGATCGACACTCTTGACTCAGACAATGATGGCGTGAAGAACGGTGTAGAGCTTAATGCCGGCACTCTTCCTGGCAATGCAACAAGTAAGTAGTAGCTAGCTCAACTCGTAAGATGGGCACGGAAATGTAAGTATTTCGTTA contains these protein-coding regions:
- a CDS encoding thrombospondin type 3 repeat-containing protein, with amino-acid sequence MKRKFVVSLVLLVVPVLLVYALATYTGVLKSTYNVKPTSALAKAGCSSCHTTKAPNMSCWTLNVYGEALHTVLKAAQPNVAKPVLTAALLHKIDTLDSDNDGVKNGVELNAGTLPGNATSK